The Actinomycetota bacterium genomic interval GGGCCCTTGAACCCGCGGATCTCGTCGTCGCCGGTCTGGCCGAACAGGTGGTCGGCACCGGAGTCGCCGTCCAGGATGTCGTCGCCCTTGCCGCCGTACACGGTATCCGGGCCCGGGCCGGCGATCACGGTATCCTCCCCGGCCCCGCCGTAGATCACGTCCGCCCCGCCGTTCCCCTTGATGAAGTCCTGGCCTCCCTTGCCGCAGATGACGTCGGCATGCGGCGTCCCGATCAGCCGGTCGTCGCCCGCGGTCCCGGTCATGGTGCACTTCCGGGCCGCGCCCGCGGCGGAGCCTCCCACCACTCCGAACGCCGCCACCATCAGTACGGCCACGATCGACCCGCCCGCGAGCAATCTGCGTCCCCTCATCCCACGCCTCCCTAGTCCCGGCTCTCCAGCATGAACCCGACCGCCGCCCACACGAACAGCACCGCGCCGAACCCGACCAGCCAGGCCCCGAAGATGAAGCCCTGCAACGCCAGCGCCGTCCCGATCCCCATGACCAGCGGCCAGATGCTTCCTCCCGAGAACCGGCCGACCTCCTCGCCGGCGTGGGCGGCGTGCTCGGCGTCGGGGTCCTCCTCGGGGCGGCGGGTGCCGTGTGCCCGGTACAGGAGGTACCCGCCGATGAACGCGGACGCCAGCCCCATGAACAGCAGCAGCGCGAAGCCCGCATCCTCGTAGGCCAGGAACCAGTACACGACGGCCACCAGGATGGCGAACACACCCGCGCCCAGCAGGAATCGCCGCTCGGTCTTCACTCCCGCTTCGACTCCTCGACCGCCGGCTCTCCGCGGTGGCGCCAGTCGAACACCGGCCGCTCCGAGCGGATCGGCGGCAGCCAGTGGAAGTTGTGCTCCGGCGGCGGCGAGGAGGTGATCCACTCCAGCGTGTACCCGCCCCACGGGTCGTCCCCCGCGGGCACCTTCGCCCGGAACGCCTGCACCACGCTGTACAGGAACAGGATCACGCCCACC includes:
- a CDS encoding cytochrome c oxidase subunit 4, whose translation is MKTERRFLLGAGVFAILVAVVYWFLAYEDAGFALLLFMGLASAFIGGYLLYRAHGTRRPEEDPDAEHAAHAGEEVGRFSGGSIWPLVMGIGTALALQGFIFGAWLVGFGAVLFVWAAVGFMLESRD